One window of Chloroflexus aggregans DSM 9485 genomic DNA carries:
- a CDS encoding 2-oxoacid:ferredoxin oxidoreductase subunit beta: protein MTQQTINAIGLTKADYRGAPSTLCAGCGHDSVASQIITAAFELSLQPHTVIRMSGIGCSSKSAAYFLGRSHGFNSLHGRMPSVTTGAHLANHTLRPLAVSGDGDTASIGLGQFIHLLRRNVPIVYIVENNGVYGLTKGQFSATADEGQELKHAGVNHLPPIDVCTEAILAGCGFVARSFAGDAKQVRELIKAAFNFHGAAVIDVISPCVTFNNHDRSTKSYTYGKTHESPLHDISFIPHYEEVTVDYEPGEVRDVQLHDGPVIRLRKLSHDHDPSNRMAALQLLEQARASGEFVTGLIYLNEQRPTLAETLSIGPTPIAALPEDRLRPTREAFAAVMADLTRER from the coding sequence ATGACCCAGCAAACGATAAATGCAATTGGCCTGACCAAGGCAGATTACCGCGGCGCACCATCGACACTCTGCGCCGGATGCGGACACGACTCGGTTGCCAGCCAGATTATTACCGCAGCGTTTGAACTTTCGCTCCAACCGCATACCGTCATTCGCATGAGCGGCATTGGTTGTTCGAGTAAGTCGGCTGCTTACTTCTTGGGTCGTTCACACGGTTTTAATTCACTCCATGGCCGAATGCCATCGGTAACCACCGGCGCACATCTCGCCAACCATACGTTACGCCCGCTCGCCGTAAGTGGTGATGGCGATACGGCCAGTATCGGCTTGGGACAGTTTATCCATCTGTTACGGCGTAACGTGCCGATTGTGTATATCGTGGAAAATAACGGGGTGTATGGCCTCACGAAAGGTCAATTTTCGGCCACCGCCGATGAGGGGCAAGAGCTGAAGCATGCCGGTGTTAATCACTTACCGCCGATTGATGTCTGTACCGAAGCAATTTTGGCCGGCTGTGGTTTCGTGGCCCGTTCGTTTGCCGGCGATGCCAAACAGGTACGAGAATTGATCAAGGCTGCCTTCAATTTTCACGGTGCCGCCGTGATCGATGTCATTAGTCCATGCGTTACCTTTAACAACCACGACCGTTCGACCAAGAGTTATACCTATGGGAAGACGCACGAGTCGCCATTGCACGACATCAGCTTTATCCCGCACTACGAAGAGGTGACGGTGGATTATGAACCGGGCGAGGTGCGCGATGTCCAACTCCACGATGGCCCGGTTATCCGATTGCGCAAACTGAGTCACGACCACGATCCGAGCAATCGGATGGCGGCACTACAATTGCTGGAACAGGCCCGTGCTTCTGGCGAGTTTGTGACCGGTTTGATCTATCTAAACGAACAACGCCCGACATTGGCCGAGACGTTGAGTATCGGCCCGACACCAATCGCAGCATTGCCAGAAGATCGTCTACGTCCAACCCGGGAGGCGTTCGCCGCTGTGATGGCCGATCTCACGCGTGAAAGGTAA